One Anaerolineales bacterium DNA segment encodes these proteins:
- a CDS encoding LD-carboxypeptidase, with protein MPVKLIKPVKLQPGDTVAAVSLSWGGPGTFPHRYAAGKQQLQTEFGLRVVETPNALRDAAWLQRNPRARADDLMQAFLDPKIKAVISTIGGDDSIRILPYLDPDVIRSHPKIFMGFSDTTVTHMACFRAGMMSFYGPSIMAGFGENCGMFPYMVESVRRTLFSSVPIGGISPAGDGWTAELLDWADAGNQARKRKRNRSTGWKFLQGTGTRQGRLIGGCFEVLDWLRGTEYWPDANAWQDAVLFLETAEEGLSPDAFLYGLRVYAAMGILKKLAGILLARPGGPIPPEKFSDYDEALLRVVAEEEGLRDLPVVTQMDFGHTDPMFLLPYGIRAEIDCEARRLTLLENAVRDG; from the coding sequence ATGCCCGTTAAACTGATCAAGCCGGTAAAGCTTCAACCGGGAGATACCGTGGCCGCCGTTTCCCTCTCGTGGGGAGGTCCGGGGACTTTTCCCCACCGTTACGCGGCGGGGAAACAACAGCTGCAAACGGAATTCGGTCTGAGGGTCGTCGAGACGCCCAACGCCCTGCGCGACGCCGCCTGGCTGCAGCGGAACCCCCGCGCCAGGGCGGACGACCTGATGCAGGCGTTTCTGGATCCGAAAATTAAAGCGGTCATATCCACCATCGGCGGGGATGATTCCATCCGGATTCTTCCGTACCTGGATCCGGACGTCATCCGGTCCCACCCGAAAATTTTCATGGGGTTTTCCGATACGACGGTCACTCACATGGCGTGCTTCCGGGCCGGGATGATGTCGTTCTACGGGCCGTCGATCATGGCCGGATTCGGGGAAAACTGCGGCATGTTTCCGTATATGGTCGAATCGGTGCGCCGGACGCTTTTTTCGTCCGTTCCCATCGGCGGGATCTCCCCCGCAGGCGATGGATGGACCGCGGAGCTGTTGGATTGGGCGGATGCGGGAAACCAGGCCCGCAAACGCAAAAGGAATCGGTCGACGGGATGGAAATTCCTTCAGGGAACGGGAACCCGGCAAGGGCGTCTGATCGGGGGGTGCTTCGAGGTTCTCGATTGGCTGCGGGGAACGGAGTATTGGCCGGACGCCAACGCCTGGCAGGACGCCGTCTTGTTTTTGGAAACGGCCGAGGAGGGACTCTCGCCGGACGCATTCCTGTATGGATTGAGAGTCTATGCGGCGATGGGGATTCTGAAAAAGCTTGCGGGGATCCTGCTCGCCCGGCCGGGAGGGCCCATACCGCCGGAAAAATTCTCCGACTACGACGAAGCGTTGCTTCGGGTTGTTGCGGAGGAGGAAGGGCTTCGCGACCTGCCCGTCGTCACCCAAATGGATTTCGGGCACACCGACCCGATGTTCCTGCTGCCCTACGGCATCCGGGCAGAAATCGACTGCGAGGCGCGCCGGCTGACCCTTCTCGAAAACGCGGTGCGCGACGGATGA